The following coding sequences lie in one Apium graveolens cultivar Ventura chromosome 3, ASM990537v1, whole genome shotgun sequence genomic window:
- the LOC141712557 gene encoding transcription factor bHLH130-like: MFGDSRALFTDSNAIFSSNFSPKGVEQEQEEEDLFSRTKMNLDMNSIIQDNFNNKSLDFNGESFKGLDDDDVNDKSLSNGFGLSSQLLSQFPRQSSSLGTNHVGGLDNTGLFRTGSSMGMDNQVKVSSALTRQNSSPAGFFSHITPPSGYGGMGGVGNYRVTNGSNGDLRPTASRLKSQTSLSSGMPSSLGMLSRISEFDGGNIAPSGNENAKSAAINGETQYYASEYPISSWNDSLHFAENYTGLKRELDADDDRLFSNSQNGEIPNRPSLLSHHLSLPKTSSEISCMDKLLQLQDSVPCKIRAKRGCATHPRSIAERVRRTRISERMRKLQELVPHMDKQTNTADMLDLAVEYIKNLQKQYKTLNENRANCKCSATQNQGHN, translated from the exons ATGTTTGGTGATTCTCGAGCATTATTCACTGATTCCAATGCTATATTTTCTTCAAATTTTAGTCCTAAAGGAGTGGAACAAGAACAAGAAGAAGAGGACTTGTTTTCTAGGACTAAAATGAACCTCGACATGAACAGTATAATTCAAGATAATTTCAACAACAAAAGTTTGGATTTTAATGGAGAGAGTTTTAAGGGTCTGGATGATGATGATGTTAATGATAAGAGTTTGTCAAATGGGTTTGGGCTTAGTTCACAATTGTTGTCCCAGTTTCCTAGGCAGAGTTCAAGTTTAGGAACAAACCATGTTGGAGGTTTGGATAATACTGGTTTGTTTAGGACAGGAAGTTCAATGGGAATGGATAATCAAGTCAAAGTGAGTTCTGCTCTTACGAGGCAAAATAGTTCCCCTGCTGGTTTTTTCTCTCACATCACTCCTCCATCTG GCTATGGTGGAATGGGAGGTGTTGGAAACTACAGAGTGACAAACGGTAGTAATGGAGACTTACGGCCAACTGCAAGCAGGTTGAAAAGCCAGACCAGCTTGTCATCAGGGATGCCATCTTCATTAGGTATGCTGTCTCGAATATCTGAATTTGATGGTGGAAACATAGCCCCATCTGGTAATGAAAATGCAAAGAGTGCAGCCATTAATGGGGAGACTCAGTATTATGCCTCTGAGTACCCTATAAGTTCCTGGAATGACTCTTTGCATTTTGCTGAAAACTACACTGGCTTAAAGAGGGAACTTGATGCTGATGATGATAGATTATTTTCTAATTCTCAG AATGGGGAAATTCCAAATCGACCGTCTCTTTTGTCACATCACTTAAGCTTGCCAAAGACCTCAAGCGAGATTTCTTGCATGGACAAGTTGCTTCAACTCCAAGATTCTGTGCCCTGTAAGATTCGGGCCAAACGAGGCTGTGCTACTCATCCACGGAGCATTGCGGAGAGG GTAAGGAGAACCAGAATTAGTGAACGAATGAGAAAACTGCAAGAGCTTGTCCCTCACATGGATAAG CAAACAAATACTGCAGACATGTTAGATTTGGCTGTTGAGTACATTAAAAACCTCCAAAAGCAGTACAAG ACACTCAACGAAAATCGAGCAAACTGCAAATGTTCAGCCACACAGAATCAAGGCCACAATTGA